Proteins encoded by one window of Geobacter sp. DSM 9736:
- a CDS encoding DUF6600 domain-containing protein: MRVFPFLVLTIAFLLPAPASASELRGTARIMLVQGDVQIRMADDNDWVPAAVNTPLEEGDSVWSPDGSKVEIQLRNGTYVRLGSETLLDLVEAGDDLLQFHLTMGHAYVNSGSAPGIACQFELTESTVTIENHTLIRLDLPSEGHETIAVLKGTAYVEDSEGSTELHSGEMLSIGDEESKLLPLAPPDAWQKWNQKRDRQIKPRTRSARLPEELWLYENELGSSGEWIEVSDYGRVWRPTIIAGENWTPYRVGRWIWRGDDYVWISYESWGWAPYHYGRWVAISGRGWCWVPPARGDVYWAPAYVGWITTPQHVAWVPLAPGEIYYGRGYYGRSSVTITNVTNINHISVTGRFSYRNQRAAGGALTVVPREAFATGRMNYVRTRGDIVSTSSGATISRPEPPTNSRTVRMPAIKRIPPTKLPPPSVAATPAPEWKQRTRRPGGSDGIRTTSEGRGIPGPDKRREHRSIQMPGPQRSPIPPKHPSPTAGKGSGPRPVKTDRRASPAHREHQQQRPKETPQTKSGNASGTAKEHQGQPDRFRHGTRSGERFDGGRRGEQRRD, translated from the coding sequence ATGAGAGTGTTTCCGTTTCTAGTGCTGACCATTGCTTTTCTTCTTCCCGCCCCCGCTTCCGCCAGCGAACTCCGGGGAACTGCGCGAATCATGTTGGTGCAGGGAGATGTCCAGATCCGGATGGCCGACGACAACGATTGGGTCCCCGCAGCGGTCAATACCCCTCTCGAGGAGGGGGACAGCGTCTGGAGCCCTGACGGGAGCAAAGTCGAAATCCAGCTCCGGAACGGTACCTACGTTCGTCTCGGCAGCGAAACCCTGCTGGATCTGGTGGAGGCAGGGGACGATCTTCTCCAATTCCATCTTACGATGGGTCATGCTTACGTAAACTCCGGCAGCGCCCCAGGAATAGCCTGCCAGTTCGAACTCACCGAAAGCACCGTCACGATCGAAAATCATACGCTTATCCGGCTTGATCTCCCTTCTGAGGGTCACGAGACTATTGCAGTCCTTAAAGGTACGGCTTACGTGGAAGACAGCGAAGGCAGTACCGAGCTCCACAGCGGAGAGATGCTGAGCATAGGGGATGAGGAGAGCAAACTGCTTCCCCTCGCCCCTCCGGACGCATGGCAGAAGTGGAACCAGAAGCGCGACCGGCAGATAAAGCCCCGCACTCGAAGCGCTCGACTTCCCGAGGAGCTCTGGCTGTATGAGAATGAGCTGGGATCATCGGGAGAATGGATCGAAGTTTCCGACTATGGCCGCGTTTGGAGGCCGACAATCATCGCGGGGGAGAATTGGACTCCCTATCGGGTAGGAAGATGGATCTGGCGCGGCGACGATTATGTCTGGATCTCTTACGAAAGCTGGGGGTGGGCTCCCTACCACTACGGGAGGTGGGTGGCTATTTCCGGAAGAGGCTGGTGCTGGGTCCCTCCTGCCCGTGGCGATGTTTATTGGGCTCCCGCATATGTGGGCTGGATCACCACTCCTCAGCATGTGGCATGGGTTCCGCTGGCCCCAGGGGAAATCTATTACGGGCGCGGCTACTATGGCCGTTCGAGCGTTACCATTACCAATGTCACTAACATCAACCACATCAGCGTTACCGGCAGATTCTCATACCGGAACCAGCGAGCCGCAGGCGGCGCGCTTACAGTCGTGCCCCGTGAGGCATTCGCAACTGGAAGAATGAACTACGTCAGGACGCGAGGAGACATCGTCTCCACCTCTTCCGGCGCGACCATAAGCCGCCCTGAACCGCCCACAAACAGCCGGACCGTCAGAATGCCGGCAATAAAACGGATTCCTCCGACGAAGCTGCCTCCCCCCTCCGTAGCTGCAACTCCGGCACCGGAATGGAAGCAGCGCACCCGTCGCCCAGGTGGAAGCGACGGAATCCGAACGACAAGTGAAGGGCGCGGAATCCCGGGGCCGGACAAACGCAGGGAACACCGCTCAATTCAGATGCCCGGGCCGCAACGATCTCCCATTCCTCCGAAGCACCCTTCCCCCACGGCGGGAAAAGGGAGCGGGCCACGCCCCGTCAAAACCGATAGACGGGCCTCACCGGCTCATCGAGAGCACCAGCAGCAACGGCCGAAGGAAACACCGCAGACGAAATCAGGGAATGCATCGGGAACTGCCAAGGAACATCAGGGACAACCGGACAGGTTCCGGCACGGGACGCGAAGCGGTGAACGATTCGACGGGGGAAGAAGGGGCGAGCAGCGGAGGGATTGA
- the mltG gene encoding endolytic transglycosylase MltG has product MKVRFSSRTTFLLLAVILLLLIPCLRFGIFAFSSAGDGKNVQLFDFEQGSSLTRIARELEEKRIVSSAGMFVLYSRMKGAEAKVKAGYYQFNDGLLPGEILRKMVAGEVYTRKVTVPEGYSIFQVGELLESQGTFRKKVFLELCRSKTLLQDLGIAASSVEGYLYPCTYNVSTKTDEAGLIRMMVEQSDRIYEEKFAARASSTGLDRHRILTLASMVDKEAVSPAERPLIASVFLNRLKRGMPLQSDPTAVYGIRAFAGNVSKNDIMRRTPYNTYLIKGLPPGPIGNPSREAVEAVLAPARTEYLYFVAKKDGTHAFTSTLEQHNQAVRRYLKGGNGR; this is encoded by the coding sequence ATGAAAGTCCGGTTCAGCTCCCGCACCACTTTCCTCCTACTGGCTGTCATCCTTCTTCTTCTCATCCCCTGTCTGCGATTCGGCATTTTTGCCTTCAGCTCTGCAGGAGACGGGAAAAATGTCCAGCTTTTCGACTTTGAGCAGGGCTCTTCCTTGACCCGGATTGCTCGGGAACTGGAAGAAAAAAGGATCGTCTCCAGCGCAGGAATGTTTGTCCTTTACTCCAGAATGAAGGGAGCAGAAGCAAAGGTCAAAGCCGGGTACTATCAGTTCAATGACGGGCTGCTTCCTGGAGAAATCCTGCGCAAGATGGTGGCGGGAGAAGTCTATACCCGCAAAGTCACCGTGCCTGAAGGATACTCCATCTTCCAGGTCGGCGAACTCCTCGAATCGCAGGGCACCTTCCGGAAGAAGGTCTTTCTGGAGCTATGCAGAAGCAAAACGCTACTGCAGGACCTTGGCATAGCCGCATCAAGCGTCGAAGGCTACCTCTATCCCTGCACCTACAACGTATCCACGAAGACTGATGAAGCCGGACTAATTCGGATGATGGTAGAGCAGTCCGACAGGATCTACGAAGAAAAGTTCGCAGCGCGCGCGAGTTCTACGGGGCTTGACCGGCACCGGATTCTCACCCTCGCTTCTATGGTGGACAAGGAAGCGGTTTCTCCAGCGGAGCGCCCGCTCATCGCGTCGGTATTTCTGAACAGGCTGAAAAGGGGAATGCCTCTTCAGAGCGACCCGACAGCAGTGTACGGAATACGCGCCTTCGCAGGCAACGTCTCGAAAAATGACATCATGCGCCGCACCCCCTATAACACCTATCTTATAAAAGGCCTTCCTCCGGGGCCCATCGGCAATCCGAGCCGGGAAGCCGTGGAAGCCGTTCTGGCCCCCGCACGAACCGAATACCTCTACTTCGTTGCCAAGAAGGATGGCACCCACGCTTTCACCTCCACACTCGAGCAGCACAACCAGGCTGTCCGCAGGTACCTGAAGGGTGGAAACGGGCGATGA